From a single Leptospira levettii genomic region:
- a CDS encoding aspartate kinase: MSSKIVVQKYGGTSVGDTTKIQNVAKRIKRYHDEGQKVAVVVSAMGHTTDELVDLADQISKNPPKREMDMLLSTGEQVSIALLAIALNELGVPAQSFTGSQLKILTDGNFSNGKIEMIDRSRIDEAFNKGKVVIVAGFQGIDKDENIVTLGRGGSDTSAVALAAALGADECEIYTDVDGVYTADPRKIPTAKMHKQITYEEMLELASLGAGVLHSRSVELGMNYNVVIHVRSSFHDKPGTLVMSEDKIMEKMKVSGVTAKGDQARVTIADVKDKPGIAADLFTQLANKDVIVDVIVQSSPRDGINTISFTIAKKDIVAAKPIIETYAKDHGNGKAEIDENISIVSAVGVGMKSHVGVAAKMFQSLAEKNINIEMISTSEIKISCVIKQNQAEDAVKALHTTFIG, translated from the coding sequence ATGTCATCGAAAATCGTTGTCCAAAAATACGGTGGAACCTCAGTTGGTGACACCACCAAAATACAAAATGTGGCCAAACGCATCAAACGTTACCACGACGAAGGCCAAAAGGTTGCTGTTGTTGTTTCTGCAATGGGACATACTACAGACGAACTGGTAGACCTTGCTGATCAAATTTCGAAAAACCCGCCAAAACGGGAAATGGATATGTTACTTTCTACCGGGGAACAAGTATCCATTGCCTTACTTGCCATTGCTCTCAATGAATTAGGAGTTCCTGCACAATCGTTTACAGGTTCTCAATTAAAAATTTTAACAGATGGAAACTTTTCCAATGGTAAAATTGAAATGATCGATCGCTCCAGAATCGACGAAGCCTTTAACAAAGGAAAGGTGGTAATCGTTGCTGGTTTCCAAGGGATTGATAAAGACGAAAACATTGTCACCTTAGGACGAGGTGGAAGTGATACTTCAGCTGTGGCTCTCGCGGCAGCCCTTGGTGCAGATGAATGTGAAATTTATACTGACGTAGATGGGGTTTATACAGCTGACCCAAGAAAAATCCCAACTGCCAAAATGCACAAACAAATCACTTATGAAGAAATGTTGGAACTAGCAAGTTTAGGAGCTGGTGTCCTACATTCACGAAGTGTTGAATTAGGAATGAACTATAACGTGGTAATCCACGTTCGATCTAGTTTCCATGACAAACCGGGAACGTTAGTAATGAGTGAGGATAAAATTATGGAAAAAATGAAAGTTAGCGGAGTCACTGCAAAAGGGGACCAAGCACGTGTTACCATTGCTGATGTAAAAGACAAACCAGGCATCGCAGCAGACCTTTTCACTCAACTTGCCAACAAAGATGTGATCGTTGATGTGATCGTTCAATCCTCTCCAAGAGACGGAATTAATACAATTTCCTTTACAATTGCAAAAAAAGACATTGTCGCAGCAAAACCAATCATTGAGACCTATGCAAAAGACCATGGAAATGGAAAGGCAGAAATTGACGAAAATATCTCGATTGTTTCTGCTGTTGGAGTTGGAATGAAATCCCACGTTGGAGTGGCTGCAAAAATGTTCCAATCCCTTGCAGAAAAAAACATCAACATCGAAATGATTTCTACATCTGAGATTAAAATCTCTTGTGTCATCAAACAAAACCAAGCGGAAGACGCAGTAAAAGCTTTACACACTACCTTTATTGGGTAG
- a CDS encoding putative peptidyl-prolyl cis-trans isomerase — MQKRIRISRNFVLVFAAVVCFTLAVPTKPLNSYESLNAVLAIVGPKSISTLDYEEGVERYKNLSRFFPNYRKKGSLHSQVIDFLIDRAVVDIVAEEESIQVNEKRIEAEIQKRMDAQGISDLEQFKKSVQNQFNLPYDIWLDDLPYQIKKGQLLQIKVSPPLPSEQEVQSWYNKNKSKVGNEFKFRELVFSPANGSIEEESRLFNELTEIRNKSLNDPSFFKLVASGPRNESRYRLNGGLVNWVPTFELYKTQPSTASVLAQVGGQGKFSEVFRDDRKRYCLVYIEGMRPTPLDAVRKGIQGFLFREKEQTSFEEWVVVTRKNMAITIFDPIYIKEHNINNPEEKYNSD; from the coding sequence ATGCAAAAAAGAATTCGAATCTCGCGTAACTTCGTTTTAGTTTTTGCAGCGGTTGTTTGTTTTACTCTCGCTGTTCCCACAAAACCTCTCAACTCCTATGAATCACTCAATGCTGTGCTCGCCATTGTGGGTCCAAAATCTATATCGACTTTAGATTACGAAGAAGGTGTAGAACGTTATAAAAACCTTTCTCGATTTTTCCCAAATTACCGCAAAAAAGGTTCTCTCCATTCACAGGTGATCGACTTTCTCATTGATCGGGCAGTTGTTGATATTGTTGCAGAAGAAGAATCAATCCAAGTCAATGAAAAACGGATCGAAGCTGAAATTCAAAAAAGAATGGATGCCCAAGGTATCAGTGACTTAGAGCAGTTTAAAAAATCGGTTCAAAACCAATTTAACTTACCCTATGATATTTGGTTGGATGACCTCCCTTACCAAATCAAAAAAGGACAACTTTTACAAATTAAAGTAAGTCCCCCACTTCCTTCAGAACAAGAAGTACAATCATGGTATAACAAAAACAAGTCGAAGGTTGGAAATGAATTTAAGTTTCGTGAGCTTGTTTTTTCACCAGCCAATGGTTCCATAGAAGAAGAATCTCGTTTGTTTAACGAACTCACTGAAATTCGAAACAAATCGTTAAATGACCCTTCCTTTTTTAAACTTGTGGCATCTGGCCCAAGGAATGAATCTCGTTACCGGTTGAACGGTGGACTTGTCAACTGGGTGCCTACATTTGAATTGTACAAAACCCAACCATCAACTGCTTCTGTGTTAGCACAAGTAGGTGGCCAAGGAAAATTCTCTGAAGTATTCCGTGACGATCGAAAACGATATTGTTTGGTTTATATTGAAGGTATGAGGCCAACTCCTCTCGATGCTGTTAGAAAAGGGATCCAGGGATTTTTATTTCGTGAAAAGGAACAAACTTCTTTTGAAGAATGGGTTGTTGTTACTCGCAAAAATATGGCAATTACAATCTTCGATCCAATTTACATCAAAGAACATAATATAAATAATCCCGAAGAAAAGTATAATTCAGATTAA
- a CDS encoding spiro-SPASM protein, translating into MINRKEYNPSFAVVYLDTQTLSFLESNFDLKLFETFVFKLHKVFPNLNLHINVNDSVKTNLSKSKFSNSFVFYEPNITEIEFFKQFGNLLPESIFKDPEWDEVCFLYFTGISPLLNTSLTEKIWNRHKNFFSQYSYSENIPPGLIPTVITREFLSSLPDHLTTDIHSFFLKNINQYDVDIFFQSPDLRQLRLDFRYHSLRSNTLINGLLAIAEEIPYEDLLSTLKQNPELYRSSPSYMEWEIYKGCELSCVFCPREFIDKSNDGSFVPLATVKSLVSKFQKELTSPITISLSGNGEPLLHPEFTSIIKEILTLSQLKELIIETALYKNVDHLVSLIQELDQTNKEKLCIITNLSTLKEKTYQTLYGKKGLTTVLESVDTLSKLLPKNSFYVQMIKMKEVEDEIDPYFTSFEKKGINIILQKYNRFANQLPERRVSDLTPIHRDFCWHLTRDLYVNVTGDVSICKQNQPKIIGNLFTESLSDVWKKGQESFRHSFNGEHDKISAPCLNCDEWYTFNA; encoded by the coding sequence ATGATCAATCGCAAAGAATACAATCCTAGTTTTGCTGTTGTTTATTTAGACACCCAAACACTTTCGTTTTTAGAATCTAATTTTGATCTAAAATTATTTGAAACATTTGTTTTCAAACTTCACAAAGTATTTCCAAATTTAAATCTCCACATCAATGTGAATGATTCCGTTAAAACAAATTTATCTAAATCAAAATTCTCGAATTCATTTGTTTTTTATGAACCAAACATAACCGAAATTGAATTCTTCAAACAATTTGGAAATTTATTACCTGAATCAATTTTTAAAGATCCAGAATGGGACGAAGTTTGTTTTTTATATTTTACTGGAATTTCACCCCTACTCAATACATCGTTAACAGAAAAAATTTGGAATCGTCATAAAAACTTTTTTTCTCAGTATTCTTATTCAGAGAATATTCCACCTGGCCTAATTCCAACTGTCATCACAAGAGAATTTTTGAGTTCCTTGCCAGACCATCTAACAACCGATATTCATTCATTTTTTCTAAAGAATATCAATCAATATGATGTAGATATTTTTTTCCAATCTCCTGATTTACGACAATTACGTCTGGATTTTCGTTATCATTCACTAAGATCCAATACTCTTATCAACGGTTTACTTGCTATAGCAGAAGAAATTCCATACGAGGATTTACTCTCCACTTTAAAACAAAATCCTGAATTGTATCGAAGTTCTCCATCTTATATGGAATGGGAAATTTACAAAGGATGTGAACTCTCCTGTGTATTTTGCCCACGCGAATTTATTGATAAATCAAATGATGGAAGTTTTGTTCCACTTGCTACTGTAAAATCATTGGTTTCAAAATTCCAAAAAGAATTAACTTCTCCTATCACCATCAGTTTATCGGGAAATGGAGAACCACTGTTACACCCTGAGTTTACCTCAATTATAAAAGAAATCCTGACTCTTTCCCAACTCAAAGAACTTATCATTGAAACAGCTTTATACAAAAATGTAGACCATTTGGTTTCCCTCATCCAGGAACTGGATCAAACTAATAAAGAAAAACTTTGTATCATCACCAATCTTAGTACTTTAAAAGAAAAAACATACCAAACATTATATGGCAAAAAAGGACTCACTACTGTTTTAGAATCGGTGGATACTCTTTCCAAACTTTTACCTAAAAATTCCTTCTATGTACAAATGATCAAAATGAAAGAAGTAGAAGATGAAATCGATCCTTACTTTACTTCATTTGAAAAAAAGGGAATCAATATCATTCTACAAAAATACAATCGTTTTGCCAATCAACTACCGGAACGAAGAGTAAGTGACCTAACACCAATCCATAGAGACTTTTGTTGGCATTTGACACGTGATTTATATGTAAATGTGACAGGTGATGTTTCAATTTGTAAACAAAACCAACCTAAAATCATTGGAAATCTTTTTACGGAATCCTTATCTGATGTTTGGAAAAAAGGCCAAGAGTCTTTTCGTCATAGTTTTAACGGTGAACATGACAAAATCTCTGCTCCTTGTTTGAATTGTGATGAGTGGTATACATTCAACGCATGA
- a CDS encoding cytidylyltransferase domain-containing protein has translation MSGIHSTHDSFAFIQARLGSTRFPKKILKSIPEDSGITFLDHIHRRLSTVFEHNQIIFLIPESDEESIQFLNTRGYLYFCGSELDVRDRFRKAAIHFGAKHIFRLTADNPFIDIDSIRYLYEAILEIKETYYSLSMNGLPLGMGVECFSTASLCYDTEETQLERHKEHVSLHIKEFPEVHKQYRLSPPHLQPLDIYRKFQNGELSHLRITVDEKKDFELICKIWNQLGETNPFFGAKEVLELYDINPNFFNLNANVEQVVFTLPKTEKNKKRINVLYGNPLQFGYGHFERCKSLSIYLQLNEYDVQLKDTFLEEESNIPHIFDTREIEYPVQNAFYIDNLNHPPNTTNATFFLPHPSIPSSNENSLSYYSSPLSELKSTNPESSGKLLVYAGQLDETESQQIDEFLLQFHQSKNQVNPHFHSILRIGGQKPKDSHIEYQPRISYSEFLREIDSSEWVCTYFGQTMIEGMAKSKKVSLIGISEIHETLGLFAEKELGIPYLGPLSKLNQINHFPNKTNSKKIKLVRDAHTKILNWLNSIV, from the coding sequence ATGAGTGGTATACATTCAACGCATGATAGTTTTGCCTTCATTCAGGCAAGACTAGGCTCTACTCGATTTCCAAAAAAAATATTAAAATCAATACCTGAGGATTCAGGAATCACATTTTTAGATCATATCCATCGCCGATTATCAACTGTATTTGAACATAACCAAATTATTTTTCTCATCCCAGAGTCAGATGAAGAATCCATTCAATTTCTAAACACTAGAGGATATCTTTATTTCTGTGGATCTGAATTAGATGTCAGAGACCGATTCCGTAAAGCGGCAATCCATTTTGGTGCAAAACATATTTTTCGACTAACGGCCGATAACCCTTTTATAGATATTGATTCAATTCGTTATTTATATGAAGCAATTCTAGAAATCAAGGAAACTTATTATAGTTTGTCAATGAATGGTTTGCCCCTCGGAATGGGAGTGGAATGTTTTTCAACCGCTTCATTGTGTTATGACACAGAAGAAACTCAATTAGAACGACATAAAGAACATGTATCCCTACACATCAAAGAATTCCCTGAAGTTCATAAACAATATCGACTTTCACCACCCCATTTACAACCGCTAGACATATATAGAAAATTTCAAAACGGAGAGTTATCTCATCTCAGAATCACTGTTGATGAGAAAAAAGATTTTGAATTGATTTGCAAAATTTGGAATCAATTGGGAGAAACGAATCCTTTTTTTGGAGCAAAAGAAGTATTAGAGTTATATGATATTAATCCAAATTTTTTTAATTTGAATGCAAACGTAGAACAGGTTGTATTCACACTACCCAAAACGGAAAAAAACAAAAAAAGGATAAATGTTTTGTATGGAAACCCACTTCAATTTGGGTACGGACACTTTGAACGATGTAAATCCTTATCAATTTATTTGCAACTAAATGAATATGATGTTCAACTTAAAGATACATTTTTAGAAGAAGAATCAAACATTCCCCATATTTTTGATACAAGGGAAATCGAATATCCAGTTCAAAATGCTTTTTATATCGATAACTTGAATCATCCACCAAACACTACCAATGCTACTTTTTTTCTACCACATCCTTCAATTCCGAGTTCGAATGAAAATTCACTTTCCTACTATAGTTCACCCTTATCTGAACTCAAATCAACAAATCCAGAATCATCTGGAAAATTATTGGTTTATGCAGGACAATTGGATGAAACCGAATCACAACAGATTGATGAGTTTTTATTACAGTTCCACCAATCCAAAAATCAAGTGAATCCACACTTCCATTCCATCCTACGCATTGGTGGTCAAAAACCAAAGGATTCACACATTGAATACCAACCAAGAATTTCGTATTCTGAATTCCTCAGAGAAATTGATTCTTCCGAATGGGTCTGCACGTATTTTGGTCAAACGATGATCGAAGGAATGGCAAAATCCAAAAAGGTTTCTTTAATTGGAATTTCTGAAATCCATGAAACTCTTGGATTGTTTGCCGAAAAAGAACTAGGAATTCCATATCTTGGTCCGTTATCTAAATTGAATCAAATCAATCATTTTCCTAACAAAACGAACTCAAAGAAAATCAAATTGGTTCGCGATGCTCATACAAAAATTTTAAATTGGTTAAATTCCATTGTTTAA
- a CDS encoding tetratricopeptide repeat protein yields the protein MKIKYKFILTLLFFVTFQYNLIADAEDQESIEINAKIEIEKVSRNIINALRYGKFGLADAEWKKIQSDVYKSFAEYDYLNGSLLYSRMEWQEAKESLNRTLKKEPNHEAASFLLGMIYAQEDSWSEAKETWLETNQISPYNPFYHYNLGLAYYILKDYNNAITSLSKSLEYKANYNEAKLILAKTYLELNQVEKAKSELTTILEQDPKHMLASHLMGRVVYLLEKDPKKSLSFLKNPRALGWREKKVYARCFFEMRKWREAENLLRPIAYSPFADEYDQSFYLNLLLNLGFDERANDFFHFIQKQSQNESKIAEAYRMLLSSREGKDLLYHYFKLRY from the coding sequence ATGAAAATAAAATATAAGTTCATCTTAACCCTACTCTTTTTTGTAACATTTCAATATAACTTAATTGCTGATGCAGAAGATCAGGAATCGATCGAAATCAATGCAAAAATTGAAATCGAAAAGGTAAGTCGAAATATCATCAATGCATTACGTTATGGTAAATTCGGTTTAGCAGATGCTGAATGGAAAAAAATTCAGTCTGATGTTTACAAATCATTTGCTGAGTATGATTACTTGAATGGAAGTTTGTTATACTCGAGAATGGAATGGCAAGAAGCCAAAGAAAGTTTAAATCGAACTCTAAAAAAAGAACCAAACCATGAAGCAGCTAGTTTCCTACTAGGTATGATTTATGCGCAAGAGGACAGTTGGTCTGAAGCGAAGGAAACTTGGTTAGAAACAAACCAAATTTCTCCCTATAATCCTTTTTATCATTATAACTTAGGATTAGCGTATTACATTTTAAAAGACTATAATAATGCCATTACTTCTTTAAGCAAATCTTTGGAATACAAAGCGAACTATAATGAAGCAAAACTCATTTTAGCAAAAACCTATTTGGAACTCAACCAAGTAGAAAAAGCAAAGTCTGAACTAACCACTATTTTAGAACAAGATCCAAAACATATGTTAGCATCTCATCTAATGGGACGAGTGGTGTATTTACTCGAAAAAGATCCAAAAAAATCTCTTTCCTTTTTAAAAAACCCAAGGGCATTGGGTTGGAGAGAAAAAAAAGTATATGCACGTTGTTTTTTTGAAATGAGAAAATGGAGAGAAGCGGAGAATTTGCTCAGGCCGATCGCATATTCTCCGTTTGCTGATGAATACGACCAAAGTTTTTACTTAAACTTACTTCTCAATTTAGGATTTGATGAAAGGGCCAATGACTTTTTTCATTTCATCCAAAAACAATCTCAAAACGAGTCAAAAATTGCCGAAGCGTACAGAATGTTACTCTCTTCCCGCGAAGGAAAAGATTTACTTTATCATTACTTTAAATTGAGATATTAA
- a CDS encoding response regulator transcription factor gives MKKQVYIVDDHPLVVDALQNLIAKSDDLECIGSADNIEKAFNDIEQMQPTLVLIDIQLKQNQNGLQLLKKLRTTFPNIAVIIISMLTDDTFVDRAFKLGAMGYVFKEDTTTQIVEAIHTVLKGDYFVSSSQATRLLGHLYRASQKDEKDPIDRLSNRELEVFLMIGEGMPVKEIAANMGLAPSTIETLRSRIKSKLSITENEKLIRVAVEWKYTQAKTDIVVS, from the coding sequence ATGAAAAAACAAGTCTATATCGTTGATGACCATCCTCTTGTAGTGGATGCATTACAAAATCTAATCGCTAAATCTGATGATTTAGAGTGTATTGGAAGTGCAGATAATATTGAAAAAGCCTTTAACGATATAGAACAAATGCAACCTACACTTGTTTTGATTGATATCCAACTCAAACAAAACCAAAACGGTTTACAACTTCTGAAAAAGCTTAGAACAACTTTTCCAAATATTGCCGTCATCATCATCAGTATGTTGACGGACGATACTTTTGTGGATCGTGCCTTCAAATTAGGCGCAATGGGTTACGTGTTCAAAGAAGACACAACCACACAAATTGTAGAAGCGATTCACACCGTACTGAAGGGCGATTATTTTGTAAGTTCTTCACAAGCGACAAGACTACTTGGACATTTGTACCGTGCTTCTCAAAAAGACGAAAAAGATCCAATAGATCGATTGTCCAATCGAGAGTTGGAAGTATTTCTTATGATTGGAGAAGGAATGCCTGTGAAGGAAATTGCTGCCAATATGGGACTTGCACCATCCACTATTGAAACCTTACGTTCTCGCATCAAATCCAAACTAAGCATCACAGAAAACGAAAAATTGATTCGTGTGGCAGTGGAGTGGAAATACACCCAAGCCAAAACGGATATCGTTGTTTCGTAG
- a CDS encoding NAD(P)(+) transhydrogenase (Re/Si-specific) subunit beta, with protein MELISILNLSYLIASILFIIGIKQLAHPKTATRGNLLGALGMLIAVVATLFDREILSYEWIAVGVLIGSVIGIILAIKIQMTAMPQLVAVLNGFGGIASVFVAGAALQLSIPKYATAVNYQEIVSIVFSAIVGGITFSGSFIAFGKLQGFITEKAVRYPGDQLVKILVGLTAVGLGVYGCMEPTDESIYWILSGVSLLLGIFLVIPIGGADMPVVISLLNSYSGIAASATGFVLNNNVLIISGSLVGASGIILTQIMCKAMNRSLTNVLFGGFGAVATEMKDDGDFYSGKVKSTSAEEVAMLLDVARSVVIVPGYGMAVAQAQHTVRDLYQLLTARGIDVTFAIHPVAGRMPGHMNVLLAEADIPYDRLKEMDEINSTFENVDVVIVNGANDVTNPLAKTDPKSPIAGMPILDVGNAKTVVVIKRSLSAGFAGVPNPLFIADNCLMLFGDGKKATQEMIAALKES; from the coding sequence ATGGAACTCATTAGCATTTTAAATTTATCCTACCTGATCGCTTCCATCCTTTTCATCATTGGTATCAAACAATTAGCACATCCAAAGACAGCCACTCGGGGAAATCTACTCGGTGCACTGGGGATGCTCATCGCAGTTGTCGCAACACTCTTCGACAGGGAAATACTTTCTTATGAATGGATCGCTGTTGGTGTTCTCATCGGATCTGTGATCGGAATCATTCTCGCAATCAAAATCCAAATGACAGCGATGCCTCAACTTGTTGCCGTTCTGAATGGATTTGGTGGTATTGCGTCTGTATTTGTAGCTGGTGCTGCATTACAATTGTCGATTCCAAAATATGCGACAGCAGTGAATTACCAGGAAATCGTTTCGATTGTTTTCTCTGCCATCGTGGGTGGGATTACTTTCTCTGGAAGTTTTATCGCATTCGGAAAGTTACAAGGTTTTATTACTGAAAAAGCAGTTCGTTACCCAGGTGACCAACTTGTTAAAATCTTAGTTGGACTTACTGCAGTTGGTCTCGGTGTCTATGGTTGTATGGAACCAACAGATGAGTCTATTTATTGGATCTTAAGTGGTGTGAGTTTACTTCTTGGGATCTTCCTTGTGATCCCAATTGGGGGAGCTGATATGCCAGTTGTGATTTCCCTTCTCAACTCATACTCAGGGATCGCGGCATCTGCTACAGGATTCGTACTCAATAATAATGTTCTTATCATTTCAGGATCACTCGTAGGAGCATCTGGAATCATTCTAACACAAATCATGTGTAAAGCAATGAACCGAAGTTTGACGAATGTTCTCTTTGGTGGATTCGGGGCTGTCGCTACAGAAATGAAAGATGATGGCGATTTTTACTCTGGTAAAGTCAAATCAACGAGTGCAGAAGAAGTGGCAATGTTACTTGATGTTGCAAGAAGTGTTGTAATCGTTCCTGGTTATGGTATGGCTGTGGCACAAGCACAACATACAGTAAGAGATTTATACCAACTTTTAACTGCTCGTGGAATCGATGTTACTTTTGCAATCCATCCAGTAGCTGGTCGTATGCCTGGTCATATGAACGTATTACTAGCTGAAGCAGATATTCCTTATGATCGCTTGAAAGAGATGGACGAGATCAATAGTACTTTCGAAAATGTTGATGTTGTAATCGTTAATGGCGCTAATGACGTAACGAACCCACTTGCAAAAACAGATCCAAAATCACCAATTGCTGGTATGCCGATCTTGGATGTTGGAAATGCAAAAACGGTAGTTGTGATCAAAAGAAGTTTGAGTGCTGGATTTGCGGGAGTTCCCAATCCACTCTTCATTGCTGACAACTGTTTGATGTTGTTTGGTGATGGTAAAAAAGCTACGCAAGAGATGATTGCAGCGTTAAAAGAATCTTAG
- a CDS encoding NAD(P) transhydrogenase subunit alpha, protein MEIFVTAVTIFVLAIFVGFEIITKIPPILHTPLMSGSNAISGITLIGALYAAGIQESNITKILGLLSVIFATINVVGGFLVTHRMLGMFKKKDAPK, encoded by the coding sequence ATGGAAATATTTGTTACAGCCGTCACGATTTTCGTTTTAGCGATCTTCGTGGGATTTGAAATCATCACAAAAATCCCTCCCATCCTCCACACCCCACTTATGTCGGGTTCGAACGCCATTTCCGGCATCACCCTCATCGGTGCATTGTATGCTGCTGGAATCCAAGAGAGCAATATCACCAAAATTTTGGGCTTACTCTCTGTTATTTTTGCTACCATCAACGTAGTGGGCGGATTTCTCGTTACACATAGAATGCTTGGCATGTTCAAGAAAAAGGATGCACCGAAATAA
- the queC gene encoding 7-cyano-7-deazaguanine synthase QueC, which produces MVSVSDSTNKSQFGKKGAVVLLSGGLDSTTCLYVAAKEFGYPKNKKLPILALSFDYSQKHKIELIKSKKIAKELGVKHVIQKLDPGFFLGSSLTEKKIKVRKNAKSLFSGNDKEIPNTYVPGRNILFLSFALSLAEGHGYDSIYIGVNALDYSGYPDCRPEFIESFQKMANLGTKKGVSGLGDSIQIKTPLLHLGKKEIIELGLHVNAPLHLTHSCYDPVLGKPCGKCDSCILRAKGFLELGLRDPAGVD; this is translated from the coding sequence ATGGTTTCCGTTTCGGATTCCACAAACAAATCCCAATTTGGAAAAAAAGGTGCCGTAGTACTTTTGTCAGGTGGACTAGATTCGACTACTTGTCTCTATGTTGCCGCAAAAGAATTTGGATATCCCAAAAACAAAAAATTACCAATTCTCGCACTTTCGTTCGATTATTCCCAAAAACATAAAATTGAACTCATCAAAAGTAAAAAAATAGCGAAAGAACTCGGAGTCAAACATGTGATCCAAAAATTGGATCCAGGATTTTTTTTAGGAAGTTCTCTTACCGAAAAAAAAATCAAAGTGAGAAAAAACGCCAAATCATTGTTTAGTGGTAATGATAAAGAGATTCCAAATACTTATGTACCTGGACGTAATATACTATTCCTTTCATTTGCTTTGTCCCTCGCAGAAGGTCATGGTTATGATTCCATTTACATTGGAGTGAATGCATTGGATTATTCTGGGTATCCCGATTGTCGGCCTGAGTTTATTGAGTCTTTTCAAAAGATGGCAAATCTCGGCACAAAAAAAGGAGTCAGTGGGTTAGGAGATTCGATTCAGATCAAAACTCCTCTTCTGCATCTGGGCAAAAAAGAAATCATAGAACTTGGATTGCACGTAAATGCGCCACTCCACCTAACCCATTCATGTTATGATCCTGTCCTAGGAAAACCTTGTGGGAAATGTGATTCTTGCATTTTAAGAGCAAAGGGATTTTTGGAACTTGGACTACGGGATCCAGCAGGTGTTGATTGA
- the queD gene encoding 6-carboxytetrahydropterin synthase QueD gives MEEIELSKTFGFEAAHFLPNVPEGHKCKRMHGHSFRFAVYLKGEIDPHTGWIMDFGELKSIVKPILDEHLDHYVLNDVPGLENPTSENIAVWLWNQLKPKLPLLDKITLYETCTSSCVYRGPKK, from the coding sequence ATGGAAGAGATCGAACTTTCCAAAACCTTTGGTTTTGAAGCTGCCCATTTTTTACCAAATGTCCCAGAAGGACACAAATGCAAACGAATGCATGGACATAGTTTTCGTTTTGCTGTGTATCTAAAGGGTGAAATCGATCCACATACAGGTTGGATTATGGATTTTGGTGAATTAAAATCTATCGTTAAACCGATATTAGATGAACATTTGGATCATTATGTATTAAATGATGTACCAGGATTAGAAAATCCAACAAGCGAAAACATTGCTGTATGGCTTTGGAACCAATTGAAACCAAAACTTCCACTTCTCGATAAAATCACTCTTTACGAAACTTGTACAAGTTCCTGTGTGTATAGAGGACCAAAAAAATAA